The following proteins come from a genomic window of Micromonospora echinofusca:
- a CDS encoding helix-turn-helix transcriptional regulator codes for MRTVLVCVRTPLAAQHLASAAARLGLSAVVRTAVSDPEVMLRLAERPADVVLADTALTRPDSAGFVRRVLARAPQASVLLLGTEESEAAAATISAGARGLIQGVDHDLTSAVAKALLLLSAPGRPARRAVTDPARDTAAVGGPARTATAKRAPAEPGPTWSATSPDGSGGAPTVVPAQRGDDPAEAADEPAEAAPAGRRGGPGQRGGRSQVGLTERELQVLLGMAEGKSNAEIGRELFVSEDTVKTHARRLFRKLGARDRAHAVAAGFRAGLVA; via the coding sequence GTGCGTACGGTTCTCGTGTGCGTTCGGACCCCGCTCGCGGCGCAGCATCTCGCGTCCGCGGCGGCACGGCTCGGTTTGTCCGCCGTGGTGCGGACGGCCGTCTCCGATCCCGAGGTGATGTTGCGGCTGGCCGAGCGCCCGGCCGACGTGGTGCTCGCGGACACCGCCCTCACCCGGCCGGACAGCGCGGGCTTCGTCCGGCGGGTGCTCGCCCGCGCGCCGCAGGCCTCCGTGCTGCTGCTCGGCACGGAGGAGTCCGAGGCGGCCGCGGCCACGATCAGCGCGGGCGCCCGGGGCCTGATCCAGGGCGTCGACCACGACCTGACCAGCGCGGTCGCCAAGGCCCTGCTGCTGCTCTCCGCACCCGGACGGCCGGCCCGGCGCGCGGTCACCGACCCGGCCCGGGACACCGCCGCGGTCGGCGGTCCCGCCCGGACCGCGACGGCCAAGCGCGCGCCGGCCGAGCCCGGCCCCACCTGGTCGGCGACGTCCCCCGACGGCTCCGGCGGCGCGCCGACCGTGGTGCCGGCGCAGCGCGGCGACGACCCCGCCGAGGCCGCCGACGAGCCGGCCGAGGCCGCGCCCGCGGGACGGCGGGGCGGGCCCGGTCAGCGCGGCGGCCGGTCCCAGGTCGGGCTGACCGAACGCGAGCTCCAGGTGCTGCTGGGCATGGCGGAGGGCAAGAGCAACGCCGAGATCGGCCGCGAGCTGTTCGTCTCGGAGGACACCGTGAAGACCCACGCCCGGCGGCTGTTCCGCAAGCTCGGCGCCCGCGACCGCGCCCACGCCGTGGCGGCCGGCTTCCGCGCCGGCCTGGTGGCCTGA
- a CDS encoding WhiB family transcriptional regulator: MSNVRRLPGPIVDLWDWQRLGACRGRDSAQFFHPDGERGSSRLRRESGAKAVCRACPVRAECAAHALAVREPYGVWGGFSESERLRLLAVGWEDLADRRQSRVDVARLEARLGQPHRSTVPAQRKIA; encoded by the coding sequence ATGTCGAACGTACGCAGACTGCCCGGACCCATCGTCGACCTCTGGGACTGGCAGCGGCTCGGTGCCTGCCGGGGCCGGGACAGCGCGCAGTTCTTCCACCCGGACGGGGAGCGCGGCTCGTCCCGCCTGCGCCGGGAGTCCGGCGCCAAGGCCGTCTGCCGCGCCTGCCCCGTACGGGCCGAGTGCGCCGCCCACGCCCTCGCCGTCCGCGAGCCGTACGGCGTGTGGGGCGGGTTCAGCGAGTCGGAGCGGCTGCGCCTGCTCGCCGTGGGCTGGGAGGACCTGGCCGACCGCCGGCAGAGCAGGGTGGACGTGGCCCGGCTGGAGGCCCGCCTGGGCCAGCCGCACCGGTCGACCGTCCCCGCCCAACGCAAGATCGCCTGA
- the guaB gene encoding IMP dehydrogenase — MEFSPSTDLPAGADNGELGGHLPELPAGSARVVPLGLTFDDVLLQPGESDVVPSRVNTVTKLTRNIDLSIPLLSSAMDTVTEARMAIAMARQGGIGVLHRNLSLEDQALQVDLVKRSESGMITNPVTASPDDTLRDVDSLCGRYRISGVPVVDGEGQLVGIVTNRDMRFVSDPATPVHQIMTHTPLVTAPVGVSKDDALDLLRRHKVEKLPIVDDSGRLRGLITVKDFTKSEQYPNATKDDAGRLRVAAAVGVGDDAYKRARALVDAGVDVLIVDTAHGHQRAVLDMVRQLKKDVTIDIVGGNVATYAGAKALVEAGADGVKVGVGPGAICTTRIVAGVGVPQITAIMEAARAARPAGVPVIGDGGIQYSGDIAKALVAGADTVMLGSLLAGCEESPGELIFINGKQYKAYRGMGSLGAMQSRGQGKSYSKDRYFQQDVLAEDKLVPEGVEGQVPYRGPLSAVAHQLTGGLRAAMGYVGAESIPELHRRGQLIRITAAGLKESHPHDIQMTVEAPNYHSR, encoded by the coding sequence GTGGAATTTTCGCCCAGCACCGATCTTCCGGCCGGCGCCGACAACGGCGAGCTGGGCGGCCACCTGCCGGAGCTGCCCGCCGGCTCCGCCCGGGTGGTTCCGCTCGGGTTGACCTTCGACGACGTGCTGCTCCAGCCGGGCGAGTCGGACGTGGTGCCCAGCCGGGTCAACACCGTGACGAAGCTGACCCGCAACATCGACCTGTCGATCCCGCTGCTCTCCAGCGCGATGGACACGGTGACCGAGGCCCGGATGGCGATCGCCATGGCCCGCCAGGGCGGCATCGGCGTGCTGCACCGCAACCTCTCCCTGGAGGACCAGGCGCTCCAGGTCGACCTGGTGAAGCGCTCCGAGTCCGGCATGATCACCAACCCGGTGACCGCCAGCCCCGACGACACGCTGCGCGACGTCGACTCCCTCTGCGGGCGTTACCGCATCTCCGGCGTGCCCGTCGTGGACGGCGAGGGTCAGCTGGTCGGCATCGTCACCAACCGCGACATGCGGTTCGTCTCCGACCCGGCCACCCCGGTCCACCAGATCATGACCCACACCCCGCTGGTCACCGCCCCGGTCGGGGTGAGCAAGGACGACGCCCTCGACCTGCTGCGCCGCCACAAGGTCGAGAAGCTGCCGATCGTCGACGACTCGGGCCGGCTGCGCGGGCTGATCACGGTCAAGGACTTCACCAAGAGCGAGCAGTACCCGAACGCCACCAAGGACGACGCCGGCCGGCTGCGGGTCGCCGCCGCCGTGGGGGTGGGCGACGACGCGTACAAGCGGGCCCGGGCGCTGGTCGACGCGGGCGTCGACGTGCTGATCGTGGACACCGCCCACGGCCACCAGCGGGCCGTGCTGGACATGGTGCGCCAGCTCAAGAAGGACGTGACGATCGACATCGTCGGCGGCAACGTCGCCACCTACGCCGGCGCGAAGGCGCTGGTCGAGGCGGGCGCCGACGGCGTGAAGGTCGGCGTCGGCCCGGGCGCGATCTGCACCACGCGGATCGTCGCCGGGGTGGGCGTACCGCAGATCACCGCGATCATGGAGGCCGCGCGGGCCGCGCGGCCGGCCGGCGTCCCGGTGATCGGCGACGGCGGCATCCAGTACTCGGGCGACATCGCCAAGGCGCTCGTCGCGGGTGCCGACACGGTGATGCTGGGCAGCCTGCTGGCCGGCTGCGAGGAGAGCCCCGGCGAGCTGATCTTCATCAACGGCAAGCAGTACAAGGCCTACCGGGGCATGGGCTCGCTCGGCGCGATGCAGTCCCGGGGCCAGGGCAAGTCCTACTCCAAGGACCGCTACTTCCAGCAGGACGTGCTGGCCGAGGACAAGCTGGTCCCCGAGGGCGTGGAGGGCCAGGTGCCCTACCGGGGCCCGCTGTCCGCGGTCGCCCACCAGCTCACCGGCGGGCTGCGCGCGGCGATGGGCTACGTCGGCGCGGAGAGCATCCCCGAGCTGCACCGCCGCGGTCAGCTCATCCGGATCACGGCGGCCGGGCTCAAGGAGAGCCACCCGCACGACATCCAGATGACGGTCGAGGCGCCCAACTACCACTCCCGCTGA
- a CDS encoding GuaB3 family IMP dehydrogenase-related protein encodes MRDVVEIGLGKTAQRGYHLDDIAIVPSRRTRDVDDVSTAWQLDAYQFGIPCVGHPSDATMSPASAVRLGQLGGLGVLNVEGLWTRYENPTKVLEELSGLDEDARTTKRLQEVYAEPIRPDLIAERVRELRAGGGTVAVRVSPQHTLALAPVILDAGVDILVIQGTIVSAEHVSTTDEPLNLKEFIADLDLPVVVGGCTDYKTALHLMRTGAAGVIVGIGGDEWSTTESVLGIRVPMATAIADAAAARRDYLDETGGRYVHLIADGDIQTSGDIAKALGCGADAVMLGEPLSLCAEAPAGGAWWHSAASHPSLPRGAFETAGDPLGSMEQLLFGPADEPDGQLNLFGGLRRAMAKCGYRDLKEFQKVGLVLDR; translated from the coding sequence ATGCGTGACGTGGTCGAGATCGGGCTGGGCAAGACCGCGCAGCGCGGTTACCACCTGGACGACATCGCCATCGTGCCGAGCCGCCGGACCCGGGACGTCGACGACGTCTCCACCGCCTGGCAGCTCGACGCGTACCAGTTCGGCATCCCCTGCGTCGGGCACCCCTCGGACGCGACGATGAGCCCGGCCTCCGCCGTCCGGCTCGGCCAGCTCGGCGGTCTCGGCGTGCTCAACGTCGAGGGCCTGTGGACCCGCTACGAGAACCCGACCAAGGTCCTGGAGGAGCTGTCCGGGCTCGACGAGGACGCCCGCACCACCAAGCGGCTCCAGGAGGTGTACGCGGAGCCGATCCGCCCCGACCTGATCGCCGAGCGGGTGCGCGAGCTGCGCGCCGGCGGCGGCACGGTGGCGGTGCGGGTCTCCCCGCAGCACACCCTGGCGCTGGCCCCGGTGATCCTCGACGCCGGCGTGGACATCCTGGTCATCCAGGGCACCATCGTCTCCGCCGAGCACGTCTCGACCACCGACGAGCCGCTCAACCTGAAGGAGTTCATCGCCGACCTGGACCTCCCGGTCGTCGTGGGCGGCTGCACCGACTACAAGACCGCCCTGCACCTGATGCGTACGGGCGCGGCCGGCGTGATCGTCGGCATCGGCGGCGACGAGTGGTCCACCACCGAGTCGGTGCTGGGCATCCGGGTGCCGATGGCGACCGCCATCGCCGACGCGGCGGCCGCCCGCCGGGACTACCTCGACGAGACCGGTGGCCGGTACGTGCACCTGATCGCCGACGGCGACATCCAGACCTCGGGCGACATCGCCAAGGCCCTCGGCTGCGGCGCCGACGCGGTGATGCTCGGCGAGCCGCTGTCGCTCTGTGCCGAGGCGCCGGCCGGTGGCGCCTGGTGGCACTCCGCCGCCAGCCACCCGTCGCTGCCCCGGGGCGCGTTCGAGACCGCCGGCGACCCGCTCGGCTCGATGGAGCAGCTGCTCTTCGGCCCGGCCGACGAGCCGGACGGCCAGCTCAACCTCTTCGGCGGCCTGCGCCGCGCGATGGCCAAGTGCGGCTACCGCGACCTCAAGGAGTTCCAGAAGGTCGGCCTGGTCCTCGACCGCTGA
- a CDS encoding LCP family protein → MTERTGAPRPRWMLGLAVLAAVVLVAVGTLVVTRLVRDDGPQRGGGPTAATGTPQASPTPSPSPTVPPGAGITGPLNLLLVGVDTRVSVPGWEPHGDAVLVLHVPKGLDRAYLFSLPRDLLVDIPAFPKAGYRGGKTKLTHAMSYGSRVPGKPKQPSTAQGYELLRSTVSGYTGLRFDAGAVLTFNGFDRLVDSLGGVDLYVDQRVVSLHRRPDGRHREPAPGGGGYVGPQMVYEKGERHLTGWQALDYARQRYVTGGGYARQRHQQQLIKAMATKILDENLARQPERVQQVVDALGDTLVYAGGPRVVDVAYALGGLTPERFVLVDLPGAGVGRGSAYRGEELTSTGRKFLTELRAGRADAYLAANPKLRITR, encoded by the coding sequence ATGACGGAGCGGACAGGGGCACCACGCCCGCGCTGGATGCTGGGGCTGGCCGTCCTCGCGGCCGTGGTCCTGGTGGCCGTGGGCACGCTGGTGGTGACCCGGCTCGTCCGCGACGACGGGCCGCAGCGCGGCGGCGGGCCGACGGCTGCCACCGGGACACCGCAGGCGAGCCCCACGCCCAGCCCGAGCCCGACCGTGCCGCCGGGCGCCGGCATCACCGGCCCGCTCAACCTCCTGCTCGTCGGGGTGGACACCCGGGTCAGCGTGCCGGGCTGGGAGCCGCACGGCGACGCCGTACTGGTGCTGCACGTGCCGAAGGGTCTCGACCGCGCGTACCTCTTCTCCCTCCCCCGCGACCTGCTGGTCGACATCCCGGCCTTCCCGAAGGCCGGCTACCGCGGCGGGAAGACCAAGCTCACCCACGCGATGAGCTACGGCAGCCGGGTGCCCGGCAAGCCCAAGCAGCCGAGCACCGCCCAGGGGTACGAGCTGCTGCGGAGCACGGTCAGCGGCTACACCGGGCTGCGCTTCGACGCCGGTGCGGTGCTCACCTTCAACGGCTTCGACCGGCTCGTGGACAGCCTCGGCGGGGTGGACCTCTACGTCGACCAGCGGGTGGTCTCGCTGCACCGCCGCCCCGACGGCCGGCACCGGGAGCCCGCGCCGGGCGGCGGCGGCTACGTCGGTCCGCAGATGGTGTACGAGAAGGGCGAGCGGCACCTCACCGGCTGGCAGGCGCTGGACTACGCGCGGCAGCGCTACGTCACCGGCGGCGGCTACGCCCGGCAGCGCCACCAGCAGCAACTGATCAAGGCAATGGCCACGAAGATCCTCGACGAGAACCTGGCCCGGCAGCCGGAACGCGTCCAGCAGGTGGTCGACGCGCTCGGCGACACCCTGGTCTACGCGGGCGGGCCGCGCGTCGTCGACGTGGCGTACGCCCTCGGCGGGCTCACGCCGGAGAGGTTCGTGCTGGTCGACCTGCCCGGCGCGGGCGTGGGCCGGGGCAGCGCCTACCGGGGCGAGGAACTCACGTCGACGGGGCGGAAGTTCCTCACCGAGCTGCGCGCCGGCCGGGCGGACGCCTACCTGGCCGCCAACCCGAAGCTGCGCATCACGCGCTGA
- the groL gene encoding chaperonin GroEL (60 kDa chaperone family; promotes refolding of misfolded polypeptides especially under stressful conditions; forms two stacked rings of heptamers to form a barrel-shaped 14mer; ends can be capped by GroES; misfolded proteins enter the barrel where they are refolded when GroES binds) → MAKILSFSDDARHLLEHGVNALADAVKVTLGPRGRNVVLDKKFGVPTITNDGVTIAKEIELTNPYENLGAQLVKEVATKTNDVAGDGTTTATVLAQAMVREGLRNVTAGANPAGLKRGIDAAAAKVSEALLGRAVDVADKESIAHVATISAQDATIGELIAEAMEKVGRDGVITVEEGSALHTELDVTEGLQFDKGFISPNFVTDMESQESVLEDPYILITTQKISAIEELLPLLEKVLQNSKPLLIVAEDVDGQALSTLVVNSIRKTLKVCAVKAPGFGDRRKAMLQDMAILTGAELVAPELGYKLDQVGLEVLGTARRVVVDKENTTVVDGGGKSSEVADRVAQIRKEIEASDSDWDREKLAERLAKLSGGIAVIKVGAATEVEMKERKHRIEDAIAATKAAVEEGTVPGGGAALVQILPALDDDLGFTGDEKVGVSIVRKALVEPLRWIAQNAGHDGYVVVNKVAGKEWGHGLDAATGEYVDLAKAGILDPVKVTRNAVTNAASIAGLLLTTESLVVEKPEKAEPAAAGGHGHGHGHGHQHGPGF, encoded by the coding sequence ATGGCGAAGATCCTGAGCTTCTCGGACGACGCCCGGCACCTGCTCGAGCACGGTGTCAACGCCCTCGCGGACGCGGTCAAGGTCACCCTCGGCCCGCGCGGGCGCAACGTCGTCCTGGACAAGAAGTTCGGTGTGCCCACGATCACCAACGACGGCGTGACCATCGCCAAGGAGATCGAGCTCACCAACCCCTACGAGAACCTCGGTGCGCAGCTGGTCAAGGAGGTGGCGACCAAGACCAACGACGTCGCCGGCGACGGGACCACCACCGCCACCGTGCTGGCCCAGGCGATGGTCCGCGAGGGCCTGCGCAACGTCACGGCCGGCGCCAACCCGGCCGGCCTCAAGCGGGGCATCGACGCGGCGGCCGCCAAGGTCTCCGAGGCGCTGCTCGGCCGCGCGGTCGACGTCGCCGACAAGGAGTCGATCGCGCACGTCGCGACGATCTCCGCGCAGGACGCCACGATCGGCGAGCTGATCGCCGAGGCGATGGAGAAGGTCGGCCGCGACGGTGTCATCACCGTCGAGGAGGGCTCCGCCCTGCACACCGAGCTGGACGTGACCGAGGGTCTCCAGTTCGACAAGGGCTTCATCTCGCCGAACTTCGTCACCGACATGGAGTCGCAGGAGTCGGTCCTGGAGGACCCGTACATCCTGATCACGACCCAGAAGATCTCGGCGATCGAGGAGCTGCTGCCGCTGCTGGAGAAGGTCCTCCAGAACAGCAAGCCGCTGCTGATCGTCGCCGAGGACGTCGACGGCCAGGCGCTGTCGACGCTGGTGGTCAACTCGATCCGCAAGACCCTCAAGGTCTGCGCGGTCAAGGCCCCCGGCTTCGGTGACCGGCGCAAGGCGATGCTCCAGGACATGGCGATCCTCACCGGCGCCGAGCTGGTCGCGCCCGAGCTGGGCTACAAGCTCGACCAGGTGGGCCTGGAGGTGCTCGGCACCGCCCGGCGCGTCGTGGTCGACAAGGAGAACACGACGGTCGTCGACGGTGGCGGCAAGTCCAGCGAGGTCGCCGACCGGGTCGCGCAGATCCGCAAGGAGATCGAGGCCTCGGACTCCGACTGGGACCGCGAGAAGCTCGCCGAGCGGCTGGCCAAGCTCTCCGGCGGCATCGCGGTCATCAAGGTCGGCGCCGCGACCGAGGTCGAGATGAAGGAGCGCAAGCACCGCATCGAGGACGCGATCGCCGCCACCAAGGCCGCGGTCGAGGAGGGCACCGTCCCGGGCGGCGGCGCCGCCCTGGTGCAGATCCTGCCGGCGCTCGACGACGACCTCGGCTTCACCGGTGACGAGAAGGTCGGCGTCTCGATCGTGCGCAAGGCGCTGGTCGAGCCGCTGCGCTGGATCGCCCAGAACGCCGGCCACGACGGCTACGTCGTCGTGAACAAGGTCGCCGGCAAGGAGTGGGGCCACGGCCTCGACGCCGCCACCGGCGAGTACGTCGACCTGGCGAAGGCCGGCATCCTCGACCCGGTGAAGGTGACCCGCAACGCGGTCACCAACGCCGCGTCGATCGCCGGCCTGCTGCTCACCACGGAGAGCCTCGTGGTGGAGAAGCCGGAGAAGGCCGAGCCGGCCGCCGCCGGTGGGCACGGCCACGGCCACGGTCACGGCCACCAGCACGGCCCGGGCTTCTGA
- a CDS encoding M1 family metallopeptidase: protein MRRTRRRIRPALAVAVVAALVFAACTDGGDERGDFRPGAADLADPYVPGAGNGGYDVAGYRLAVRYDPATDRLSGRATLTATATAALSRFNLDLAGLDVSRVAVDGRPAGSARDGDELVVTPRDGLSRGARFTVEVDYSGVPAAKTDGQLGSGGFLHSADGAIALGQPWSAATWFPVNDHPSDKATYDIEVTVPEGLAALSNGVPGQRTSADGWTTWRWAERAPMASYLTTLVIGDYRVQSGTHAGRPMVTAVPASLPATGPEAASLARTGEIADFLATRFGPYPFDSYGGVVVTDGRVGYALETQSRPVYGPGFFRGGRPNLGVVAHELAHQWFGNSVALSRWSDIWLNEGFASYAEWLWEEHDGGRTAQRTFELEYAGTDWSRPSVDPGRSRLFGAAVYKRGALAVHALRRTVGDDTFFRILRTWTAERRDGNATTDDLVALAERVAGRPLRPVFDAWLVGGTAPALP from the coding sequence GTGCGTCGTACCCGCCGTCGGATCCGTCCCGCGCTCGCCGTCGCCGTCGTCGCGGCGCTGGTGTTCGCGGCCTGCACCGACGGCGGCGACGAGCGGGGCGACTTCCGGCCGGGAGCGGCCGACCTCGCCGACCCGTACGTGCCGGGGGCCGGCAACGGCGGCTACGACGTCGCGGGCTACCGCCTCGCCGTGCGCTACGACCCGGCGACCGACCGGCTCTCCGGGCGGGCCACGCTCACGGCCACCGCGACCGCGGCGCTGTCCCGGTTCAACCTGGACCTCGCCGGGCTGGACGTGTCGCGGGTGGCCGTCGACGGCCGGCCGGCCGGGTCCGCCCGCGACGGCGACGAGCTGGTGGTCACCCCGCGCGACGGGCTCTCCCGGGGCGCCCGGTTCACCGTCGAGGTGGACTACTCCGGCGTGCCGGCGGCGAAGACCGACGGGCAGCTCGGCAGCGGCGGCTTCCTGCACTCCGCCGACGGGGCGATCGCGCTCGGCCAGCCCTGGTCGGCGGCCACCTGGTTCCCGGTCAACGACCACCCGTCCGACAAGGCCACGTACGACATCGAGGTGACCGTCCCGGAGGGGCTGGCCGCGCTGAGCAACGGGGTGCCGGGGCAACGGACGAGCGCCGACGGCTGGACGACCTGGCGCTGGGCCGAGCGGGCGCCGATGGCCAGCTACCTGACGACCCTGGTGATCGGCGACTACCGGGTGCAGAGCGGCACGCACGCCGGCAGGCCGATGGTCACGGCGGTGCCGGCGAGCCTGCCGGCGACCGGGCCGGAGGCCGCCTCGCTGGCCCGCACCGGCGAGATCGCCGACTTCCTGGCCACCCGGTTCGGGCCGTACCCGTTCGACTCCTACGGCGGCGTGGTGGTCACCGACGGCCGGGTCGGCTACGCGCTGGAGACCCAGTCGCGGCCGGTCTACGGGCCGGGCTTCTTCCGCGGCGGCCGGCCCAACCTGGGCGTGGTCGCGCACGAGCTGGCCCACCAGTGGTTCGGCAACAGCGTGGCGCTGAGCCGGTGGAGCGACATCTGGCTCAACGAGGGCTTCGCCAGCTACGCGGAGTGGCTGTGGGAGGAGCACGACGGCGGTCGCACCGCGCAGCGCACCTTCGAGCTGGAGTACGCCGGCACCGACTGGTCCCGGCCGTCCGTCGACCCCGGACGGTCCCGGTTGTTCGGTGCGGCCGTCTACAAGCGCGGCGCGCTGGCCGTGCACGCCCTGCGCCGTACGGTCGGCGACGACACGTTCTTCCGCATCCTGCGGACCTGGACCGCCGAGCGACGCGACGGCAACGCCACCACCGACGACCTGGTCGCGCTGGCCGAGCGGGTCGCCGGGAGGCCCCTGCGTCCGGTCTTCGACGCCTGGCTCGTCGGCGGCACCGCCCCCGCGTTGCCCTGA
- a CDS encoding M1 family metallopeptidase, translating to MTLSRRTLCAGTGLLLAGTLGLTACGSADEPTPAPTPAAASPGASRQFSPGAAGSGDEYFPTYGNGGYDVSRYTVKVRYDPAEDRLSGTTTVQAAATSDLSAFNLDLAGLTVRSVTVDGAPAKHGRKGDELVVTPARGLIAGNGFVAEIVYEGEPEPLRNEALGVGGFLHTEDGAIALGQPESASTWFPVNDHPSDKATYDIEITVPEGLTAVSNGVPAGKSTTGGWTTWKWAERSPMASYLSTVVIGRFRITEGEHKGRPVFHAVTTDLPKGAADRSIAGTVEVADYLESVFGPYPVGAYGGVVVADDRIRYALETQSRPVYGASFFSRGENTGVVAHELAHQWFGNSVSLAKWQDIWLNEGLATYAEWLWAEHDGGRTAQQAFDVRYAGSSGQVWRTPPGEPGAENLFSESVYQRGGMTVHALRVAVGDKAFFEILKTWAAQKRDANATTAEFVALAERVSGEQLDDLFEAWLYGTQRPARPERR from the coding sequence ATGACGCTGTCGCGGCGGACGCTGTGTGCGGGCACCGGCCTGCTGCTGGCCGGGACGCTCGGGCTGACCGCGTGCGGGTCGGCCGACGAGCCGACCCCGGCACCGACCCCGGCCGCCGCCTCGCCGGGCGCGTCGCGTCAGTTCAGCCCAGGGGCGGCCGGCTCCGGCGACGAGTACTTCCCGACCTACGGCAACGGCGGGTACGACGTCAGCCGCTACACCGTCAAGGTGCGCTACGACCCGGCGGAGGACCGCCTGAGCGGAACCACCACCGTGCAGGCGGCGGCGACCAGTGACCTGTCCGCGTTCAACCTGGACCTGGCCGGGCTGACCGTGCGGTCCGTGACGGTGGACGGGGCCCCGGCGAAGCACGGCCGCAAGGGCGACGAGCTGGTCGTCACGCCGGCCCGCGGCCTGATCGCCGGCAACGGCTTCGTCGCCGAGATCGTGTACGAGGGCGAGCCGGAGCCGCTGCGCAACGAGGCACTCGGCGTCGGTGGCTTCCTGCACACCGAGGACGGGGCCATCGCCCTCGGGCAGCCCGAGTCGGCGAGCACGTGGTTCCCGGTCAACGACCACCCCTCGGACAAGGCCACGTACGACATCGAGATCACCGTGCCGGAGGGGTTGACGGCGGTCAGCAACGGCGTGCCGGCGGGGAAGAGCACGACCGGCGGCTGGACCACCTGGAAGTGGGCCGAGCGCAGCCCGATGGCGAGCTACCTGAGCACCGTGGTCATCGGCAGGTTCCGGATCACCGAGGGCGAGCACAAGGGACGGCCGGTGTTCCACGCGGTCACCACGGACCTGCCGAAGGGCGCGGCGGACCGGTCGATCGCCGGCACGGTCGAGGTGGCCGACTACCTGGAGAGCGTGTTCGGGCCGTACCCGGTCGGGGCGTACGGCGGCGTCGTGGTCGCCGACGACCGGATCCGGTACGCGCTGGAGACGCAGAGCCGCCCGGTCTACGGCGCGAGCTTCTTCTCCCGGGGCGAGAACACCGGCGTGGTGGCCCACGAGCTGGCGCACCAGTGGTTCGGCAACAGCGTGTCGCTGGCGAAGTGGCAGGACATCTGGCTCAACGAGGGCCTGGCCACGTACGCGGAGTGGCTGTGGGCCGAGCACGACGGCGGGCGTACCGCCCAGCAGGCGTTCGACGTCCGCTACGCCGGCTCGTCCGGCCAGGTGTGGCGTACGCCGCCGGGCGAGCCGGGGGCGGAGAACCTGTTCAGCGAGTCGGTCTACCAGCGCGGCGGGATGACCGTGCACGCGCTGCGGGTGGCCGTCGGCGACAAGGCGTTCTTCGAGATCCTGAAGACCTGGGCGGCGCAGAAGCGCGACGCGAACGCGACCACGGCCGAGTTCGTCGCGTTGGCCGAGCGGGTCTCGGGTGAGCAGCTCGACGACCTCTTCGAGGCGTGGCTGTACGGCACCCAGCGCCCCGCGCGCCCCGAGCGCCGGTGA
- a CDS encoding DUF5319 domain-containing protein, protein MHDEPIDPFNGDPADPAAGLHDPGDDAPLDPLTDVERQDVLEDLADLEIYQALLAPIGVRGLVIECEDCREPHYFDWDLLRGNLRHLLSSGRPRVHEPAYDPDPDHYVTWDYARGYADGVHDTLTEGTDEEPDAER, encoded by the coding sequence GTGCACGACGAGCCCATCGACCCCTTCAACGGCGACCCGGCCGATCCGGCAGCCGGCCTGCACGATCCGGGCGACGACGCCCCACTCGACCCGCTGACCGACGTCGAGCGACAGGACGTGCTGGAGGATCTCGCCGACCTGGAGATCTACCAGGCGCTGTTGGCGCCGATCGGGGTGCGCGGGCTGGTCATCGAGTGCGAGGACTGCCGGGAGCCGCACTACTTCGACTGGGACCTGCTGCGGGGCAACCTGCGCCACCTGCTCAGCTCGGGGCGTCCCCGGGTGCACGAGCCGGCCTACGACCCCGACCCGGACCACTACGTCACCTGGGACTACGCGCGCGGCTACGCCGACGGGGTGCACGACACGCTGACCGAGGGCACCGACGAGGAGCCCGACGCCGAACGCTGA